The following are encoded together in the Candidatus Binataceae bacterium genome:
- a CDS encoding AAA family ATPase: MGAAAQQQQIPANERVADFRKIFARAEAEVGRVIVGHRDVIRKVLTALFAGGHVLIEGVPGLGKTLMVKASADALGLSFKRVQFTPDLMPSDIVGTQVLTESDGRRDFTFKPGPIFAHVVLGDEINRATPKTQSAVLEAMEERQVTVFGMTYRLDPPFFVLATQNPIELEGTYPLPEAQMDRFLFKVIIGAPKPDELREILNRTTGAVNYQPQSIFDAGAAPRKIEELKTLVREVMVAEPLERYIISLIGATTPGGPGAIPEVSQYLRFGPSPRGAQALILCAKVNALLEGRVSVSYDDVNDAIVPALRHRLLRNFQAEAENITPEAILDQALKRLKRSR, encoded by the coding sequence ATGGGAGCGGCAGCGCAGCAACAACAGATTCCAGCCAATGAACGGGTTGCCGATTTCAGGAAAATTTTCGCGCGGGCCGAGGCTGAGGTCGGGCGCGTAATCGTCGGCCATCGCGACGTTATCCGCAAAGTCCTGACCGCGCTCTTTGCCGGCGGTCACGTCCTGATCGAAGGCGTGCCGGGGCTGGGCAAGACCTTGATGGTCAAGGCTTCGGCGGATGCCCTCGGGCTCAGCTTCAAGCGCGTCCAGTTCACGCCCGATCTGATGCCCTCCGATATCGTCGGCACGCAGGTGCTGACCGAGTCGGACGGCCGCCGCGACTTCACCTTTAAGCCCGGTCCGATCTTCGCGCATGTCGTGCTGGGCGACGAAATCAATCGCGCCACGCCGAAGACCCAGTCGGCGGTGCTCGAAGCGATGGAAGAACGCCAGGTCACGGTCTTCGGGATGACCTACCGTTTAGACCCGCCGTTTTTTGTTCTGGCGACGCAAAATCCGATCGAGCTCGAAGGCACCTACCCACTGCCCGAAGCGCAGATGGACCGTTTCCTCTTCAAGGTCATAATCGGCGCGCCCAAGCCCGACGAACTGCGCGAGATCCTCAATCGGACGACCGGCGCGGTGAACTATCAGCCGCAATCGATCTTCGACGCGGGCGCGGCGCCGCGAAAAATCGAGGAGCTCAAGACGTTGGTGCGCGAGGTGATGGTGGCCGAACCGCTCGAGCGCTACATCATTTCGCTGATCGGCGCGACGACGCCCGGCGGGCCGGGCGCGATTCCCGAGGTCTCGCAATATCTGCGCTTCGGGCCGAGTCCGCGCGGCGCGCAGGCGCTCATCCTGTGCGCCAAGGTCAACGCCTTGCTAGAGGGGCGCGTGTCGGTGAGTTACGACGACGTCAATGACGCGATCGTGCCGGCGCTGCGCCATCGGTTGCTGCGGAACTTCCAGGCCGAGGCCGAGAACATCACGCCCGAGGCGATCCTCGACCAGGCGCTCAAGCGTCTGAAGCGCTCGCGCTGA
- a CDS encoding DUF58 domain-containing protein has protein sequence MLGLPEEFTPEFIARLEQLRVKTRREYAGLGKGSHLSPRRGSSLEFSDYRHYAPGDDFRYIDWGLLARTDKAYIKLFKEEEDLLTYVFLDASASMGFPPADHKFEKAMATALAVAYVALAAGDRVMMRVLGGAGSPPAPAFVYGRHRIVELGRVLGSIKPGGEVDLAPALAREMVSIRRAGKVFVISDFLAMLNSVERGLGLFTAANMDVSAVQVLGGSELEGQGLSGDVEVVDAETGERVRVAMGPRERAKYRETLTRLAQEIKSFCFRRGLRYALYTTDRGFHDFFLHAATELGLMH, from the coding sequence ATGCTCGGTCTGCCCGAAGAATTTACGCCGGAATTTATCGCGCGGCTGGAACAGTTGCGGGTCAAGACGCGGCGCGAATACGCCGGGCTCGGCAAGGGTTCGCATCTGTCGCCGCGGCGCGGCTCGTCGCTCGAATTCAGCGACTATCGGCATTACGCGCCCGGTGACGATTTTCGCTATATCGACTGGGGGTTGCTCGCCCGCACCGACAAGGCCTACATCAAATTGTTCAAGGAAGAGGAGGATCTGCTGACCTACGTCTTCCTCGACGCCAGCGCCTCGATGGGCTTTCCGCCCGCCGACCATAAATTCGAGAAGGCGATGGCGACCGCGCTCGCCGTCGCTTACGTGGCGCTGGCCGCGGGCGATCGCGTGATGATGCGGGTGCTCGGCGGCGCCGGCAGCCCGCCCGCGCCCGCATTCGTTTATGGGCGCCATCGGATTGTCGAGCTGGGCCGCGTCCTCGGCTCGATCAAGCCTGGCGGTGAAGTTGATCTGGCGCCGGCGTTGGCGCGTGAGATGGTCTCGATTCGGCGCGCGGGCAAGGTCTTCGTCATTTCCGATTTTCTCGCGATGCTTAATTCGGTCGAGCGCGGGCTCGGGCTCTTCACCGCAGCCAATATGGATGTCAGCGCGGTGCAGGTGCTGGGCGGATCGGAGCTCGAGGGGCAGGGGTTGAGCGGCGATGTCGAAGTGGTGGACGCCGAGACCGGCGAGCGGGTGCGCGTCGCGATGGGGCCGCGCGAACGGGCGAAATATCGCGAGACCCTGACGCGGCTCGCGCAGGAGATCAAGAGTTTCTGTTTTCGCCGCGGCCTGCGCTACGCCCTCTACACCACTGATCGCGGCTTCCACGATTTTTTTCTCCACGCGGCGACCGAACTCGGTCTGATGCACTAA
- a CDS encoding BatA domain-containing protein has product MGLLNPSALYFFAILPALILAYLARERPRQATVSSVLAFRALHLMRGERFGGRPRLSWPFFLELLILALAVLAMARPYLARPDNPIAVVIDDSAGMQVRMADGRSRFAAAIAETREALEAENAGAAVTLYLSAPQPHQMGPAFSGPAAAETALDGLHPLDAPGNPAALASLLTQLAADRHLARIIVASYRPIATPVPARLTPLVVGGPIANYAIGAFALSRDTLGAPTLRAHLTVANFSPAAQTLKVAISGDGKPLTNSQSLVAPGDVVTLEFPNLPPAQVYRAQLTPDDAFPLDNVAFATASVVKTIAILFVSPAPADGESLKAIPGVAVTTRTPDAYSPRDLAAADVAIFEYAVPKELPAINTLLVMPPPNDPIFDFAVAPTSQIRLTGWPTTDPITNGVNFRLLNLRSGEYLGEHPWLDALVSGAGGGLLLAGDRQGHRYLATGFNPLPYLGLQNLPMSILTLNLLGHLAGLGAQGSGFRTGEPWIVPSGVTAITTPSGAHVAVAGGEQFSNTDAQGIYSLAGPGGSTLRAVNLGDLTASDLSRVAPIKLERAVGAAPGEAPPVRTPLAPYVLAAIIALVALEALFVYRDRRRLVAA; this is encoded by the coding sequence ATGGGCCTGCTCAATCCTTCGGCGCTCTATTTTTTCGCGATCTTGCCCGCGCTGATTCTCGCCTATCTCGCGCGCGAGCGTCCGCGTCAGGCCACGGTGTCGAGCGTGCTCGCGTTTCGCGCGTTGCACCTGATGCGCGGGGAGCGCTTTGGCGGCCGCCCGCGCCTGAGTTGGCCGTTTTTTCTCGAACTCCTGATTCTCGCGCTCGCGGTGCTGGCGATGGCGCGACCCTATCTGGCGCGCCCGGATAATCCGATCGCAGTTGTGATCGATGATTCGGCGGGGATGCAAGTGCGGATGGCGGATGGCCGCAGCCGCTTTGCCGCCGCGATCGCCGAGACGCGAGAGGCGCTGGAGGCGGAGAATGCCGGCGCCGCGGTGACGCTCTATCTGAGCGCCCCGCAGCCGCATCAGATGGGGCCGGCTTTCAGCGGTCCGGCGGCGGCAGAGACGGCGCTTGATGGCCTCCACCCGCTCGACGCCCCCGGCAATCCCGCGGCCCTCGCCAGCCTCCTGACACAATTGGCGGCGGACCGTCATCTGGCGCGGATCATCGTCGCGAGCTATCGGCCCATCGCAACGCCGGTTCCGGCGCGGCTCACGCCGCTCGTCGTCGGCGGGCCAATTGCCAATTATGCGATCGGCGCTTTCGCGCTCAGCCGCGATACGCTCGGGGCCCCGACGCTGCGCGCCCATCTGACGGTTGCGAATTTCAGTCCGGCTGCGCAAACGCTCAAGGTCGCGATCAGCGGCGACGGCAAGCCGCTGACCAACAGCCAGTCCCTGGTTGCGCCCGGCGATGTCGTCACTCTTGAATTCCCCAATCTGCCGCCGGCCCAGGTCTATCGCGCGCAACTCACTCCGGACGACGCCTTTCCGCTCGACAACGTCGCTTTTGCAACCGCGTCAGTCGTGAAAACGATTGCGATCCTCTTCGTCAGTCCGGCGCCCGCCGACGGCGAGAGTCTGAAAGCCATCCCGGGAGTGGCAGTAACCACCCGCACGCCCGACGCCTATTCTCCGCGCGACCTGGCGGCGGCGGACGTCGCGATTTTCGAGTACGCCGTACCGAAGGAGCTTCCGGCGATCAACACCCTGTTAGTGATGCCGCCGCCGAATGACCCGATCTTCGATTTCGCCGTCGCGCCGACGTCTCAAATTCGACTGACCGGATGGCCCACGACCGATCCGATTACCAACGGCGTCAATTTTCGGCTGCTGAATCTGCGCTCGGGCGAATACCTGGGCGAGCATCCGTGGCTCGATGCGCTGGTCAGTGGCGCCGGCGGCGGGCTGCTGCTCGCCGGCGATCGTCAGGGCCATCGCTATCTCGCAACCGGCTTCAACCCGTTGCCCTACCTCGGCTTGCAAAACCTGCCGATGTCGATCCTGACGCTCAACCTGCTGGGTCATCTCGCCGGACTTGGCGCGCAAGGTTCCGGCTTTCGTACCGGCGAACCCTGGATTGTGCCGTCGGGCGTTACTGCGATCACGACCCCGTCAGGCGCTCACGTCGCGGTCGCCGGCGGCGAGCAGTTCAGCAACACCGACGCGCAGGGGATCTACAGTCTTGCGGGGCCTGGCGGGAGCACGCTGCGGGCGGTGAATCTGGGCGATCTCACCGCGTCGGATCTAAGCCGCGTGGCGCCGATCAAGCTCGAGCGTGCGGTGGGCGCGGCGCCGGGCGAGGCCCCGCCGGTCAGGACCCCGCTGGCGCCTTATGTGCTCGCGGCAATAATCGCGCTGGTCGCGCTCGAAGCGCTGTTCGTCTATCGCGATCGGCGGCGACTGGTCGCAGCATGA